A portion of the Permianibacter fluminis genome contains these proteins:
- a CDS encoding c-type cytochrome, translated as MNQSQLSCRRVKPALLRSFSGLLVMLAAVGLAAASATSGAAETSPFSACATCHGKQAEGNPAVRAPALAGLDEVYLLRQLQHFRDGIRGVHPDDKDGAVMRAAVVTLTSDQAMREVIASIKTFPLPVPAAVAAGADLTVGRNYYNGICSACHGGKAEGIPALNSPRLAGQSAEYLQRQFSHFRNKVRGGHASDKYGIQMTKITKAIADDKMAADVAAYIVQMARTP; from the coding sequence ATGAACCAGTCACAGTTGAGTTGCCGGCGCGTGAAGCCGGCTTTGCTGCGGTCCTTTTCCGGGTTGCTGGTGATGCTGGCTGCTGTCGGCTTGGCAGCTGCGTCCGCGACGAGCGGCGCTGCGGAAACGTCGCCGTTCAGTGCCTGCGCGACCTGCCACGGCAAGCAGGCAGAGGGCAATCCGGCTGTGCGGGCGCCGGCGTTGGCCGGCCTCGACGAAGTCTATTTGCTGCGTCAGCTGCAGCACTTTCGCGATGGCATTCGCGGTGTGCATCCGGATGACAAAGACGGCGCGGTGATGCGTGCCGCCGTGGTCACGCTCACCAGTGATCAGGCGATGCGCGAGGTCATTGCCAGCATCAAGACCTTCCCGCTGCCAGTGCCGGCTGCGGTTGCCGCCGGTGCCGATTTGACGGTCGGCCGCAATTACTACAATGGCATTTGCTCCGCCTGTCACGGCGGCAAGGCAGAGGGCATTCCGGCATTGAACTCGCCGCGCTTGGCCGGCCAGAGTGCAGAATATCTGCAGCGTCAGTTCAGCCACTTCCGTAATAAAGTTCGCGGTGGCCATGCCAGCGACAAGTACGGCATTCAGATGACCAAGATCACCAAAGCGATCGCGGACGACAAAATGGCCGCCGATGTTGCCGCCTACATTGTCCAGATGGCGCGGACGCCGTAG
- a CDS encoding cytochrome-c peroxidase, producing the protein MSKQSMNPQSPTTQSAATQSLTTQSTATQSIKQLSMNRLLRQRRWRNAGVGVLLAGTAGVLLWTIYAGMTATAPVLSVRSGSSDSVSAAPAFASVNNGANADVAPTPATISLATHCPPGFELTPANRCEFRSLYQQYSSLTDRGVGGLKTALPAVRDGFSPQQIDLGRYLFFDPLLSADGTVSCASCHQPDRGFSDGRPHSIGIKQQAVTRSAPSLWNVAFLQRFFWDGRGHSLEEQMQGPLYAGHEMGNSREALLKSLNANTHYRRLFREAFAEPDSAGGEIRLDQVYGALAAFESSLISLNSRYDQYAHGFHDALNAQEIAGLNVFRSFVARCAECHTPPLFTNQQIAVIGTPEPDGLPFDGGAGSVSGVASQRGGFKVPSLRNVALTAPYMHSGRFGSLHDVAEFYTKGRGHAVPADEKLVLHWHIWEPKLSAAELDQIVAFLGTLTDESFVPRVPSVLPSGLSPALPVGQAVAGSTAEKKSDEIPSTKAQILTAKIAEQSLPDAAALAVNTAARFSANPEATPAAKPEASPVANLAANGAQQ; encoded by the coding sequence ATGAGCAAGCAGTCCATGAATCCGCAGTCGCCGACAACACAATCGGCGGCAACGCAATCGCTGACAACGCAATCGACGGCAACTCAGTCGATAAAACAACTGTCCATGAACCGGCTACTGAGGCAGCGGCGCTGGCGGAATGCGGGCGTCGGCGTGCTGTTGGCAGGCACGGCCGGTGTGTTGTTGTGGACGATCTACGCCGGCATGACCGCGACAGCGCCGGTACTGTCTGTGCGTTCCGGTTCTTCTGATTCAGTTTCTGCGGCGCCTGCTTTTGCCAGCGTGAATAACGGCGCGAATGCCGACGTGGCGCCAACGCCGGCAACCATCAGCTTGGCAACACATTGTCCGCCCGGTTTTGAATTGACGCCGGCCAATCGCTGCGAATTTCGCAGCCTGTATCAGCAGTATTCGTCGCTGACCGATCGCGGCGTTGGCGGCTTGAAAACCGCATTGCCCGCAGTACGTGATGGTTTCTCGCCGCAGCAAATCGATTTGGGTCGCTATCTGTTCTTTGATCCGTTGCTGTCGGCCGACGGTACGGTGTCCTGCGCCAGTTGCCATCAACCGGATCGCGGCTTCAGCGACGGCCGCCCGCACAGCATTGGCATCAAGCAGCAGGCGGTGACGCGCTCGGCGCCGAGCCTGTGGAATGTCGCGTTTCTGCAGCGCTTCTTTTGGGATGGTCGTGGTCATTCACTGGAAGAGCAGATGCAGGGACCGCTTTATGCCGGTCATGAAATGGGCAACAGCCGGGAAGCGCTGCTGAAGTCACTGAATGCCAATACTCACTACCGTCGCCTGTTTCGGGAAGCGTTTGCCGAGCCAGACTCGGCTGGCGGTGAGATTCGGCTGGATCAGGTTTACGGTGCGTTGGCGGCATTCGAAAGCTCGCTGATTTCGCTGAACAGTCGCTATGACCAATATGCCCACGGTTTTCACGATGCCCTGAATGCCCAGGAAATCGCCGGGTTGAATGTGTTCCGGTCCTTTGTTGCCCGCTGCGCCGAGTGCCACACACCGCCGCTGTTTACCAATCAGCAGATCGCCGTGATTGGCACGCCGGAGCCGGACGGGCTGCCGTTTGATGGTGGTGCCGGCAGCGTCAGCGGTGTCGCCAGTCAGCGCGGTGGTTTTAAAGTGCCGAGCTTGCGCAATGTCGCGTTAACCGCGCCCTACATGCATTCAGGACGATTCGGTTCCTTGCATGACGTTGCCGAGTTTTATACCAAGGGGCGCGGTCACGCCGTGCCGGCGGACGAAAAGCTGGTGCTGCATTGGCATATCTGGGAGCCAAAGCTGTCGGCCGCTGAGCTGGATCAGATCGTTGCATTTCTCGGCACGCTGACCGATGAGAGCTTTGTTCCCCGCGTTCCCAGCGTGTTGCCGTCGGGATTGAGCCCGGCGCTGCCGGTTGGCCAGGCGGTTGCCGGCTCAACGGCAGAAAAAAAGAGCGATGAAATACCAAGTACCAAGGCCCAGATTCTCACCGCAAAAATAGCGGAGCAGTCATTACCAGACGCGGCGGCACTTGCAGTAAATACCGCAGCAAGATTTTCAGCAAACCCTGAAGCAACGCCAGCAGCAAAACCTGAAGCAAGCCCAGTAGCAAATCTTGCGGCAAACGGAGCACAACAATGA
- a CDS encoding parallel beta-helix domain-containing protein, with translation MKKNILILFLLIAAVGLGYWQGQRGLDAQRGTVAVESANELLSAGRAGGGTADNALNQVKTAGKVHTVKDGESIQAAVLAAQPGDTIRVMPGTYKEIVYIDKDDIAIVGVISDSKWPTLEGEGTRNDAILYSGNGIRIENLKITHYKGNAIMGQAGNNFVIRHNWIVDTGVYGIFPQFGQNGLIEYNVLTGIEDAAIYVGMCDNIHVAHNEVFGNVAGIEIENSRHAVVENNTAYDNTGGILVFITPGLPIKTTFDVIVRNNFISGNNHPNFGAPGSIVSGLPAGTGIVVMAADDVIIENNIIRDNKNVGIVITDHASFANVTADPESEPNPDRVQILNNIMTGNGTEPITEIKALMTLNLTTEAPDIVAVGGGKDSCIIDRARYRSIGLGNYTECTRTNTNDVASYLLPQPAERRSTDTGNKGKLAYFAICAGCHAYNARMIGPPTLTIQALYADDAQAIADYIANPVKKRPDFPAMPPQSYLDAATRLEVAKFMLTVDK, from the coding sequence ATGAAAAAGAATATTTTGATCCTGTTCCTGCTGATAGCGGCCGTCGGGCTCGGCTACTGGCAAGGTCAGCGCGGTCTTGATGCCCAGCGTGGCACGGTTGCGGTCGAGTCGGCCAATGAGCTGCTCAGCGCCGGCCGCGCCGGTGGCGGCACGGCCGACAATGCACTGAACCAGGTGAAGACCGCTGGCAAGGTGCACACCGTCAAGGATGGCGAGAGCATCCAGGCCGCCGTGTTGGCCGCGCAACCGGGCGATACCATTCGGGTGATGCCGGGCACCTATAAGGAAATTGTCTACATCGACAAGGATGACATTGCGATTGTCGGCGTGATCAGTGACAGCAAATGGCCGACGCTGGAAGGCGAGGGCACTCGCAACGATGCCATTCTCTACAGCGGCAATGGCATACGGATCGAGAATCTGAAAATTACCCACTACAAGGGTAATGCCATCATGGGCCAGGCCGGCAACAACTTCGTGATCCGGCACAACTGGATTGTCGATACCGGCGTTTACGGCATTTTCCCGCAGTTCGGTCAGAACGGCCTGATTGAATACAACGTGCTGACCGGTATCGAAGATGCCGCGATTTACGTCGGCATGTGCGACAACATTCATGTGGCTCACAACGAAGTGTTTGGCAACGTGGCCGGTATCGAGATCGAGAACAGCCGGCATGCCGTGGTCGAGAACAACACCGCCTACGACAATACCGGTGGCATTCTGGTGTTCATCACCCCGGGTCTGCCAATCAAGACCACGTTTGACGTGATTGTTCGCAACAACTTCATTTCCGGCAACAACCATCCGAATTTTGGTGCGCCGGGTTCGATCGTGTCGGGTTTGCCGGCTGGCACCGGCATCGTGGTGATGGCGGCCGATGATGTCATCATCGAGAACAACATCATTCGCGACAACAAGAACGTCGGCATCGTGATCACTGATCACGCGTCGTTTGCCAACGTGACCGCCGATCCGGAATCGGAACCGAACCCGGATCGGGTTCAGATTCTCAACAACATCATGACCGGCAACGGCACCGAGCCGATTACCGAAATCAAGGCGTTGATGACGTTGAACCTGACCACCGAAGCGCCGGACATTGTTGCGGTCGGCGGTGGCAAAGACAGCTGCATCATCGACCGTGCCCGCTACCGTTCGATTGGTCTTGGCAATTACACGGAATGCACCCGCACCAACACCAATGATGTCGCTAGCTATTTGCTGCCGCAGCCGGCCGAACGTCGGTCTACCGATACCGGCAACAAGGGCAAGCTGGCGTATTTCGCGATTTGTGCCGGCTGCCACGCCTACAACGCGCGCATGATCGGCCCGCCGACGCTGACCATTCAGGCGCTGTATGCCGACGATGCCCAGGCGATTGCCGACTACATTGCCAACCCGGTCAAGAAGCGGCCAGATTTCCCGGCAATGCCGCCGCAAAGCTATCTTGATGCCGCCACCCGGCTTGAGGTCGCCAAGTTCATGCTGACCGTCGACAAATAA
- a CDS encoding CDP-glycerol glycerophosphotransferase family protein produces the protein MRLFDRVRELAWGIPITVAGWFVPRQQKCWAVLIGKTNRYEGNIRSLAHYLASQPDTTVYVLNHSIYPLPDLSAYPAIKVVKGHTWAEAKARLHAKHVVFTQANSKVRLNGRYVLLTGINLINVWHGIPLKALGNLIPGYHGGTLKKRMREGGGFHSFCVSSLLERTFFAGAYFFDASRVAVTGIPRNDFLINSQMADRGQQQIQQEIAELRAGRPMFLYAPTWRDYDESAIGLTRADCEQLSALMKAHGALLAFRPHPRDDALFDQLIAGLPNLLLANSSRWEDTNAVLSGSSALISDYSSIMIDYLLLNRPIVGYFWDYEKYTAERGMMFDLSSLFPGPIVSTAAELTQQLRQLLENGLAMTEINSALHQSMLNLFHAHKDGRACERIVTRAYTVK, from the coding sequence ATGAGATTGTTTGATCGGGTACGGGAGTTGGCCTGGGGCATTCCGATCACAGTTGCCGGGTGGTTCGTGCCACGGCAGCAGAAATGCTGGGCCGTGCTGATCGGCAAAACCAATCGCTACGAAGGCAATATCCGCTCACTGGCGCATTATCTCGCCAGCCAGCCCGATACCACGGTTTATGTGCTGAACCACAGCATCTATCCGCTGCCGGATTTGTCGGCCTATCCGGCGATAAAAGTGGTCAAGGGCCATACCTGGGCCGAGGCCAAGGCCCGTTTGCACGCCAAACATGTGGTGTTCACCCAGGCCAACAGCAAGGTCCGCTTGAACGGCCGCTACGTGCTGCTGACCGGCATCAATCTGATCAATGTCTGGCACGGAATTCCGTTGAAGGCGCTCGGCAATCTGATCCCCGGTTATCACGGTGGCACCCTGAAAAAGCGGATGCGCGAAGGCGGCGGCTTTCATTCCTTTTGCGTTTCGTCTTTGCTGGAACGTACTTTTTTTGCTGGCGCCTATTTCTTTGACGCCAGCCGGGTCGCGGTGACCGGCATTCCACGCAATGACTTCCTGATCAATAGCCAGATGGCTGATCGGGGGCAGCAACAGATCCAACAGGAAATTGCCGAGCTGCGCGCCGGTCGGCCGATGTTTCTGTATGCCCCTACCTGGCGCGATTATGACGAGTCGGCCATTGGCCTCACCCGCGCCGATTGCGAGCAGTTGTCAGCCTTGATGAAGGCGCATGGTGCGCTGTTGGCGTTTCGGCCGCATCCGCGCGATGACGCGTTATTTGATCAGCTGATTGCCGGCCTGCCGAATCTGCTGCTGGCGAATTCAAGCCGCTGGGAAGATACCAATGCGGTGCTGTCCGGCAGCAGCGCCCTGATCAGCGATTACTCCAGCATCATGATCGATTATCTGCTGCTCAATCGGCCGATAGTCGGTTACTTCTGGGACTATGAAAAGTACACCGCCGAGCGCGGCATGATGTTTGATTTGTCCAGCCTGTTTCCCGGCCCGATTGTCAGCACGGCCGCAGAGCTGACCCAGCAACTGCGGCAACTGCTGGAGAATGGTCTGGCGATGACGGAAATTAACTCGGCCCTGCATCAAAGCATGTTGAATCTGTTTCATGCCCATAAGGATGGCCGCGCATGTGAGCGGATTGTGACTCGCGCTTACACCGTCAAGTAG
- a CDS encoding TetR/AcrR family transcriptional regulator, whose protein sequence is MTDSPETSRARLPKRVDGKARREQILAAALRVIARDGVRAVRHRAVAKEAEVPLSATTYYFRDIHELIAEAFHAFAELSQVETGNLTQAMEAALARLADGSQSVGSQESLIAAVTAILLSHIDNQVKAEERRLVENAFRQEALRDPPLAQALHQSNRVTLATAEKLLAAAGSDDPETDAELLFAVVLHLEYRRVLAKDSPEERQKTARMVRRLFEKILK, encoded by the coding sequence ATGACGGATAGTCCAGAAACCAGCCGCGCCCGCCTGCCCAAGCGCGTTGATGGCAAAGCCCGGCGCGAACAGATATTGGCGGCCGCATTGCGCGTCATTGCACGTGATGGCGTGCGCGCCGTGCGCCATCGGGCGGTCGCCAAGGAAGCCGAGGTGCCGCTGTCGGCAACCACCTATTACTTCCGCGATATTCACGAACTGATCGCGGAGGCGTTTCATGCGTTCGCGGAACTGAGCCAGGTCGAAACCGGCAACCTGACCCAGGCCATGGAAGCGGCATTGGCGCGGCTTGCCGATGGCAGCCAGTCGGTGGGCTCGCAGGAGAGCCTGATCGCCGCCGTCACGGCGATTCTGCTCAGTCACATCGACAATCAAGTGAAAGCCGAAGAGCGCCGATTGGTTGAAAATGCCTTTCGCCAGGAAGCGTTGCGCGACCCGCCACTGGCGCAGGCGCTGCACCAGAGCAATCGCGTTACGCTCGCCACCGCCGAGAAATTGCTCGCCGCCGCCGGCAGTGACGATCCGGAAACCGATGCCGAACTGCTGTTCGCCGTCGTGCTGCATCTGGAGTACCGCCGGGTGCTGGCCAAAGACAGTCCGGAAGAACGGCAGAAAACCGCACGCATGGTGCGGCGCTTGTTCGAGAAAATCCTGAAATGA
- a CDS encoding beta-ketoacyl-ACP synthase III, translated as MTSNATHHATPIVISGTGVYTPPHAISNDELVSSFNAYVRQWNADNAAAIAAGSLEPLAESSAEFIVKASGIQSRFVVEKAGVLDPAVMAPRLPERSNDEPSLLCEMAINAANEALRQAGREPGEIDFVIAAASNFPRPYPALSVEIQHFLGTKGYAFDMNVACSSATFGLKTAFDALRNGSAKRVLMVNPEVCSGHVNYRDRDSHFIFGDVASAVVIERADDSKARQPFEILGCKLITQFSNNIRNNFGFLNRTHPETRDARDKLFVQEGRKVFKEVCPMVAELIVSHAAELGYRPEQLKRLWLHQANLNMNQLIARKVLGRDPDGIEAPVVLDRYANTSSAGSILAFHFHRDGFAKGELGLISSFGAGYSAGSVLLRAG; from the coding sequence GTGACCTCAAACGCGACCCATCACGCGACTCCCATTGTCATCAGCGGCACCGGTGTCTATACCCCGCCACACGCCATCAGCAACGACGAGCTGGTGAGCTCTTTCAATGCCTATGTCCGGCAATGGAATGCAGACAATGCCGCTGCGATTGCCGCCGGCTCGCTGGAGCCGCTGGCGGAATCGAGCGCCGAGTTCATCGTCAAGGCGTCCGGCATCCAGTCGCGTTTTGTCGTGGAAAAAGCCGGTGTACTCGACCCGGCCGTGATGGCGCCGCGGCTGCCCGAACGCAGCAATGACGAGCCGTCGCTGCTGTGCGAGATGGCGATTAACGCCGCCAATGAAGCGCTCCGGCAAGCCGGTCGTGAACCGGGTGAGATCGATTTTGTCATCGCCGCGGCGTCGAATTTTCCGCGACCGTATCCGGCCTTGTCAGTGGAAATCCAGCACTTTCTCGGCACCAAAGGCTATGCCTTCGACATGAATGTGGCCTGTTCGTCGGCGACGTTTGGCTTGAAAACGGCGTTCGATGCGCTGCGCAATGGCAGCGCCAAACGGGTGCTGATGGTCAATCCGGAAGTGTGTTCGGGCCATGTCAATTATCGCGATCGCGACAGCCATTTCATTTTCGGTGATGTGGCTTCGGCGGTGGTGATTGAGCGCGCGGACGACAGCAAGGCCAGGCAGCCGTTCGAGATCCTCGGCTGCAAGTTGATCACCCAGTTCTCGAACAATATCCGCAACAATTTCGGTTTTCTGAACCGGACCCATCCGGAAACCCGCGATGCCCGCGACAAGCTGTTTGTTCAGGAAGGTCGCAAGGTGTTCAAGGAAGTCTGTCCGATGGTGGCTGAGCTCATCGTCAGCCATGCCGCCGAACTGGGCTATCGCCCCGAGCAACTGAAGCGGCTCTGGCTGCATCAGGCCAATCTGAACATGAACCAGCTGATTGCCCGCAAGGTGCTCGGGCGCGATCCGGATGGCATCGAAGCGCCGGTGGTGCTGGACCGCTATGCCAACACCAGCTCGGCCGGTTCGATACTGGCGTTCCACTTCCACCGCGACGGGTTCGCCAAGGGCGAGCTCGGTCTCATCAGTTCGTTCGGCGCCGGCTATTCGGCCGGCAGCGTGTTGCTGCGGGCGGGCTGA
- the smc gene encoding chromosome segregation protein SMC, giving the protein MRLKQIKLAGFKSFVDPTTVPFPTNLTAIVGPNGCGKSNVIDAVRWVMGENSAKNLRGEESTDVIFNGSQARKPVGQASIELVFDNSDGSLGGEWANYAEIAIKRLITRDGQSSYFLNGTRCRRKDITDIFLGTGLGPRSYAIIQQGTISRLIESKPQELRVFIEEAAGISKYKERRKETESRIQQTRENLNRLGDIRQELDRQLNTLQRQAQAAAKFKEFREEERSLKAKLAGLRYHELDEKVKQHEQAIGHFSVEVEAKMAEVTALEAGMEDARSKHIDLTDAFNSVQGKYHGVNAEIVRLEQSIKYTRERRHQLRDDLVRLEQSQRAANEHLSLDSEKIAQLTMEVEDNTPELLRLEEISNGGQSNLAEHETAIAEWQVQWDEFNLKASETAQKAQVERTRVSHYETVLARIQQRTQRIQQEIDALNAQPGSEEILLLEEKLETAELHAEDVRAGHVAGVETINRLREQRREIGASIDSRRNELNQLRGRKVALEALQKAAQGRNDEKYLGWLKQHQLDSKPRVADGLRVQSGWEAAVESVLTEQLQALVVDNLDQLLGALRERPESRIHLVEARAVNSNSSRTTLASLITSGQVPASLHAVFTANSLDEALRQRDSLAAHEAFVTRDGVVVGRNYLKAGRGADGQTGVLERAQQLEVLAAELNEKEAQLAELEEQSETLREQLRQAEANWNELQKQLTEAERAVVECRSQLQQLQSRNEQLRRQRDQLVNEQTDLQRQREEEEAKLGQSRLDLQNAVEQMGLDTDRREELQASREELRQLVDTARLSARDAKDVYHKLALRMEGLRAELTSTRNSEQRVREQLAVITERREQLEIQLEDSVEPLAQMESDLEAALNKRITVEAELTEAREALSEVDQIVRAHERRRHEIEQNAQGVRSRLEQLRIERGELTARRDHQLEFLAQEEKTLEEALALLSEGDQEHELAGRLSEIAERIQRLGAINLAAIDEFTVQSERKTYLDAQHDDLNAALETLEDAIKKIDAETRSKFKDTFDFVNKTFQELFPKVFGGGHAYLEMTGEDLLDTGITLMARPPGKRNSTIHLLSGGEKALTAIALVFSIFQLNPAPFCMLDEVDAPLDDANVGRFCNLVRDMSKQVQFIYISHNKIAMEMGHQLCGVTMQEPGVSRIVAVDIEEAAALAEA; this is encoded by the coding sequence ATGCGTCTGAAGCAGATAAAACTGGCCGGTTTCAAATCCTTTGTCGATCCGACCACGGTGCCGTTCCCGACCAACTTGACCGCAATCGTCGGCCCGAACGGCTGCGGCAAATCCAACGTCATCGACGCCGTGCGCTGGGTCATGGGGGAAAACTCCGCCAAGAACCTGCGCGGTGAAGAATCCACCGACGTGATTTTCAACGGCTCACAGGCGCGCAAGCCGGTGGGGCAGGCCAGCATCGAACTGGTGTTCGACAATTCTGACGGTTCGCTCGGTGGCGAGTGGGCCAATTACGCCGAAATTGCTATCAAGCGTTTGATTACCCGCGATGGCCAATCGAGTTATTTCCTCAACGGCACCCGTTGCCGTCGCAAAGACATCACCGACATTTTCCTTGGCACCGGCCTCGGTCCGCGCTCTTACGCGATCATCCAGCAGGGCACCATTTCGCGCTTGATTGAATCCAAGCCGCAAGAACTGCGGGTATTCATCGAAGAAGCGGCCGGCATTTCCAAGTACAAGGAACGGCGCAAGGAAACCGAAAGCCGGATTCAGCAAACCCGCGAGAACTTGAACCGTCTCGGCGATATTCGCCAGGAGCTGGATCGTCAGCTCAATACTTTGCAACGGCAGGCGCAAGCGGCCGCCAAGTTCAAGGAATTCCGTGAAGAAGAGCGCAGCCTGAAAGCAAAGCTGGCCGGTCTGCGTTATCACGAGCTGGATGAAAAAGTTAAGCAGCATGAACAGGCCATCGGCCATTTCAGTGTCGAAGTCGAAGCCAAGATGGCCGAAGTCACGGCGCTGGAAGCGGGCATGGAAGATGCGCGCAGCAAGCACATCGATCTGACCGATGCGTTCAACTCGGTGCAGGGCAAGTACCACGGCGTCAATGCCGAGATTGTCCGGCTGGAACAGTCGATCAAATACACCCGCGAACGTCGTCATCAATTGCGCGACGACTTGGTGCGGCTGGAACAAAGCCAGCGCGCGGCCAATGAGCACCTGAGTCTCGACAGCGAAAAAATTGCCCAGCTGACCATGGAGGTGGAAGACAACACCCCCGAGTTGCTGCGGCTGGAAGAAATTTCCAATGGCGGTCAGAGCAATCTGGCCGAGCATGAAACCGCCATTGCCGAGTGGCAGGTGCAGTGGGATGAGTTCAACCTGAAGGCGTCGGAAACTGCCCAGAAGGCGCAGGTCGAGCGGACCCGGGTCAGCCATTACGAAACGGTGCTGGCGCGCATCCAGCAACGCACCCAGCGCATTCAGCAGGAAATCGACGCGCTCAATGCCCAGCCGGGCAGCGAAGAAATCCTGCTGCTGGAAGAAAAGCTCGAAACCGCCGAACTGCATGCGGAAGACGTTCGCGCCGGTCACGTTGCCGGCGTCGAAACCATCAACCGGCTGCGCGAACAACGCCGCGAAATCGGCGCCAGCATCGACAGCCGGCGCAATGAGCTGAACCAGCTGCGCGGTCGCAAAGTCGCGCTGGAAGCGCTGCAAAAAGCGGCTCAAGGCCGCAATGACGAGAAATACCTCGGTTGGCTCAAACAGCACCAACTCGACAGCAAACCGCGCGTTGCCGACGGCTTGCGCGTGCAGTCCGGTTGGGAAGCCGCGGTGGAATCGGTGCTGACCGAACAGCTGCAGGCGCTGGTGGTCGACAATCTGGATCAGCTGCTGGGCGCGCTGCGTGAACGGCCGGAAAGCCGCATTCATCTGGTCGAAGCCCGGGCGGTCAATAGCAACAGCTCGCGGACCACGTTGGCCTCACTGATCACCTCTGGTCAGGTGCCGGCGTCGCTGCATGCAGTGTTCACTGCCAATTCGCTTGACGAAGCCTTGCGCCAACGCGACAGCCTCGCCGCTCACGAAGCGTTCGTCACCCGTGATGGCGTTGTGGTGGGTCGCAATTATCTGAAAGCCGGTCGCGGTGCTGATGGCCAGACCGGTGTGCTCGAACGCGCCCAGCAATTGGAAGTGCTGGCGGCCGAGCTGAATGAAAAAGAAGCGCAACTGGCCGAGCTGGAAGAGCAGAGCGAAACGCTGCGCGAGCAACTGCGTCAGGCCGAAGCCAACTGGAATGAGCTTCAGAAACAGCTGACCGAAGCGGAACGGGCCGTGGTCGAGTGCCGCTCGCAACTGCAGCAGTTGCAATCGCGCAACGAGCAACTGCGCCGGCAACGGGATCAGCTGGTCAATGAGCAAACTGATCTGCAGCGCCAGCGCGAAGAAGAAGAAGCCAAGCTTGGCCAGAGCCGGCTCGATTTGCAGAACGCCGTCGAGCAGATGGGTCTGGATACCGATCGGCGCGAAGAGCTGCAAGCCAGCCGGGAAGAATTGCGGCAATTGGTCGACACCGCCCGGCTGTCGGCACGCGATGCCAAAGATGTCTATCACAAGCTGGCACTGCGCATGGAAGGTCTGCGTGCCGAGCTGACCTCGACCCGTAACAGCGAGCAGCGGGTACGCGAACAGCTGGCGGTGATCACCGAGCGTCGTGAACAGCTGGAAATTCAGCTGGAAGACAGTGTCGAACCGCTGGCTCAGATGGAGTCGGATCTGGAAGCAGCGTTGAACAAACGCATCACCGTTGAAGCCGAGCTGACCGAAGCGCGCGAAGCGCTGTCGGAAGTCGATCAGATTGTCCGCGCCCACGAACGCCGCCGGCATGAAATCGAGCAAAACGCGCAGGGCGTGCGCAGCCGGCTGGAACAGCTGCGAATCGAGCGTGGCGAGCTGACGGCTCGCCGCGATCACCAGCTGGAATTCCTGGCCCAGGAAGAAAAAACACTGGAAGAAGCGCTGGCCTTGCTCAGCGAAGGTGATCAGGAGCACGAACTGGCCGGTCGCTTGAGCGAAATTGCCGAACGCATTCAGCGCCTGGGTGCCATCAACCTGGCGGCGATCGACGAGTTCACGGTGCAATCCGAGCGCAAGACTTACCTCGATGCCCAGCACGACGACTTGAACGCGGCGCTGGAAACGCTGGAAGACGCCATCAAGAAAATCGATGCCGAAACCCGGTCCAAGTTCAAGGACACCTTCGATTTCGTCAACAAGACCTTCCAGGAATTGTTCCCGAAAGTGTTTGGTGGCGGTCATGCCTATCTGGAAATGACCGGCGAAGATCTGCTCGATACCGGCATCACGCTGATGGCGCGGCCGCCGGGCAAACGCAACAGCACCATTCACCTGCTGTCCGGTGGCGAGAAAGCGCTGACCGCGATCGCGTTGGTGTTCTCGATCTTCCAATTGAATCCGGCACCGTTCTGTATGCTGGACGAAGTTGATGCACCGCTGGACGACGCCAACGTTGGTCGGTTCTGCAACCTGGTGCGCGACATGTCCAAGCAGGTGCAGTTCATTTATATTTCGCACAACAAGATTGCCATGGAAATGGGCCATCAGCTGTGCGGCGTGACCATGCAGGAACCCGGTGTGTCACGGATTGTCGCAGTGGATATCGAAGAGGCGGCGGCACTGGCAGAAGCCTGA